GGCGGGTCGCGAGGAGCGTGGCGGTCCCGGCGAACGCCGCGAGGGCGAGGAACGGGACCACGAGGGCGTCCCCGACCGCGCCGACGACGGCGGGGCCGGCGATCGCGCCGATCCCGAAGAGGGCGCTGAGCAGGTTGAGGATCGGGGCGGCCTGGTCCTGGAACACGCGGGTGACGAGCAGGTTGAAGGCGACGTTGATGAGCCCGAACCCGATCCCGCCGAGGATCGCGCCGGTGAGCAGCAGCGGCCAGCTGGGGGCGAGCGCGGCGAGCAGCATGCCGCTCGTAGCGACGCTGCCCGCAGCGACCATCGTGGGGCGGTAGCCGACGCGGCTCAGCAGCAGCGGTGCGGTGAGCGTCGAGGCGAACCCGCCGAAGAAGTGCGCCATCACCGTCGCGCCGACGGTGTCGACGCCGACGTCGTAGCGGTCCATCAGGCCCGGGAACGCGGGGCCGTAGAGCGCCTGCACGGCCCCGAGCGCCACCAGGCCGAACAGCGAGGCGACGACGACGAGGAGGCGGTCGGAGCGGGGGTAGGCGGGCGCGGGCACGAACGACGACGCTACCACCTGCTCCGGGGGCGCGGCGGGGACGGCGTACGGGCCGCGGTGCACGCGACGGCGGCCGCCCCGGGGGGCGGCCGCCGCTGCGAGCTCGGGGGGTTCGGTCAGTTCACGACGGTGGCGATGAACGCTTCGGTTTCGCCCGAGGCGGTCTGCATGACGTCGGAGATCAGCCCGCCGAACGTGCGGGCGACCAGCCCGGAGTTCATGCGGGCGACGTGGACGGTGCCGTCGCTGGTCTCGTAGATCGAGACGCGGCAGGGCATCATCGGCGTGACGATGCGTTCGTCGTCCTGCTCGAGGATTTCGATGGAGTGGCGCGAGGAGCACAGGTCGAAGACCATGACGGGGTCGACGTCGGCGCCGTGGTTGGCGACGACGGCCTGCATGTCGCGGGCCTCGAGGACGCTCCAGCCCGCTTCGTCGGCGGCGGCCTGGAACTCCGCGACGGTCTCTTCGAAGCCGTAGGGGCTTTCGTCGACCATCATCATCATCGACGGGGCGGAGAACCAGACGATGGCGAGCGCGAGGATCGCGCCGACGACGAGGCCGAGGAGCGTACCGGTGAGGGTCTTGGCGTTCATGGGGTGCCTCCTTCTCTCGGGACGGGGGGTCGGCCGATGCGGCGGGCGCCGCCAGGGACGGGGGCGGCCGAGGGCGTCCCGCACGACCGAAGGATACCCATGGGGGGTATCGGAACCGTAGGGGACGAACGTCCTCCGACCGCGCGGCGGGGCTCAGGCGTCGTGGGTTCGCGCGGGTAGGTGCACCTCGAACCGGGCGCCCCCGAGCGGCGAC
The Trueperaceae bacterium DNA segment above includes these coding regions:
- a CDS encoding DUF302 domain-containing protein, producing the protein MNAKTLTGTLLGLVVGAILALAIVWFSAPSMMMMVDESPYGFEETVAEFQAAADEAGWSVLEARDMQAVVANHGADVDPVMVFDLCSSRHSIEILEQDDERIVTPMMPCRVSIYETSDGTVHVARMNSGLVARTFGGLISDVMQTASGETEAFIATVVN